The following proteins come from a genomic window of bacterium:
- a CDS encoding HD domain-containing protein — protein MTKKNNNTAPGKITGDVHTKLIESYDNLKSEISRSYDQAKIYARELNDALKAMKTGDDELKKARSMMERIRQQSLIYAKELQLAHQQIEKSSLNTLEVLAEALDARDHYTSGHSKRVTDFSVQIAEIMKLPHKEIEVIKQAGLLHDIGKIGIRDEILLKPGKLTKDEYELIKQHPLKGYKMLKGLSFLENALDCILYHHEEFNGTGYPEGLKGEDIPIGARIIHVADTVDAMTTERPYRKALTLETAIDELRKFKGVLFDPFVVEAFLIIQKVL, from the coding sequence ATGACAAAGAAAAACAATAACACGGCGCCCGGAAAAATTACAGGTGATGTACATACAAAATTGATCGAAAGTTATGATAATCTTAAGTCCGAGATAAGCAGAAGCTACGACCAGGCCAAGATATACGCCAGAGAATTGAACGACGCCCTTAAAGCAATGAAAACAGGCGATGATGAGCTGAAAAAGGCGCGTTCAATGATGGAGAGAATAAGGCAGCAGAGCCTTATATATGCAAAAGAACTCCAGTTAGCCCACCAGCAGATAGAGAAAAGCTCGTTAAACACACTTGAAGTGCTCGCTGAAGCGTTGGATGCCAGGGACCATTATACAAGCGGCCATTCAAAAAGAGTCACGGATTTTTCCGTTCAGATAGCTGAAATCATGAAACTTCCGCATAAGGAAATTGAAGTCATAAAACAGGCCGGGCTGTTACATGATATAGGAAAGATAGGTATAAGAGATGAAATTCTTCTCAAGCCGGGCAAATTAACAAAGGATGAATACGAGCTTATCAAACAGCATCCTTTAAAGGGTTATAAAATGTTGAAAGGCCTTTCGTTTCTTGAAAACGCGCTTGACTGCATCCTTTATCATCATGAGGAATTTAACGGCACAGGATACCCTGAAGGGCTGAAAGGCGAAGACATTCCCATCGGCGCCAGGATAATTCATGTCGCCGATACGGTTGACGCTATGACCACAGAAAGGCCTTACCGTAAAGCGCTGACTCTGGAAACGGCGATCGATGAACTCAGAAAATTCAAAGGCGTCCTTTTTGACCCCTTCGTTGTCGAGGCTTTCCTGATAATTCAGAAAGTTTTGTAG
- a CDS encoding response regulator produces the protein MKKILIVDDQPEVRELVTITLKNENYKILEASEGKESINIIKKEKPDVILLDIMLPGEIDGFEVCRRIREDKEFKNIFIVMLSSQGSEEDIEKGKQFGADDYFVKPFSPLQLIKKVEDLLGS, from the coding sequence TTGAAAAAAATTCTGATAGTTGATGACCAGCCCGAAGTAAGGGAGTTAGTCACCATCACCCTAAAAAATGAAAACTATAAAATCCTGGAAGCCAGCGAAGGGAAAGAATCCATAAATATCATCAAAAAAGAAAAACCCGATGTAATCCTTCTTGATATTATGCTGCCGGGAGAGATTGACGGTTTTGAAGTATGCCGCCGGATAAGAGAAGACAAAGAATTCAAAAATATTTTTATTGTTATGCTTAGTTCCCAGGGCTCCGAGGAAGATATCGAAAAGGGCAAGCAATTTGGAGCCGATGATTATTTTGTCAAGCCGTTCAGCCCGCTTCAGCTAATAAAGAAAGTCGAAGACCTGCTGGGCAGCTGA
- the mrdA gene encoding penicillin-binding protein 2: MIGPGLLNEMHPRLRIIAVLGLILALVLMIKLFIIQVVDYPKYSEYSANNRIRIIRTMPLRGNIYDRNGRLLADNRPSYNVCLVEEDIKDKDKTMYFLEQALGLDKDYVRKKLKEYRWRPYTPVVIKRDIQEKEVAQIEENRLDLPGVIVERIPARNYVYSNAGSSLIGYVGKISRDEYERNKDKGYSADDMTGITGLEKEYERYLRGEKGGMQVQVDSRGYRDKILKSHPSSRGYDIYTSIDIDLQKDVENIMSGVKGAAIALDPRNGEVLALSSKPDFDPNVFSGFVEQEEIDLIIKSKDLPLLNRAIGGMYPPGSVFKVVIALASLDRPDFSANTKHHCPGSFSFGDRVFNCWEKRGHGYVDLTDAIKYSCNIYFYNEGLNCGVDRIIETAENYGYGQKTGIDIYGEVSPDLPGAEWKKEKFGQNWYSGDTVNLSIGQGYILTTPLQSAVFLSAVANGGKVYRPRVALSVVKHNTGDKIKEFLPFEKSAFPISEKKHKMIKDSMWRVVNETHGTGTAAAAPGFDVCGKTGTAQAGSGTHAWFGGFAPRDNPEIVVVVLIEGGESGGHSAAPLAGRIFKSYYERYKKK, from the coding sequence ATGATCGGTCCGGGCCTGTTAAATGAAATGCATCCCAGGCTGAGGATTATTGCTGTTTTAGGTTTAATCCTCGCACTTGTGCTGATGATTAAACTTTTTATTATACAGGTTGTGGATTATCCGAAATACAGTGAATATTCAGCGAATAACAGGATCCGCATCATAAGGACAATGCCTCTCCGCGGAAATATCTATGACAGAAACGGCAGGCTTCTTGCCGACAACAGGCCTTCGTATAATGTCTGTCTGGTTGAAGAAGATATTAAAGATAAGGATAAAACCATGTATTTCCTTGAACAGGCTCTCGGGCTTGACAAAGATTATGTCCGGAAGAAACTCAAGGAATACAGGTGGCGGCCCTATACTCCCGTTGTGATTAAAAGGGATATACAGGAAAAAGAAGTTGCGCAAATAGAGGAAAACCGGCTTGACCTGCCCGGTGTCATCGTAGAAAGGATCCCCGCGAGAAATTATGTTTATAGCAATGCGGGAAGTTCGCTTATAGGTTATGTCGGAAAGATAAGCAGGGATGAGTATGAGAGAAATAAAGACAAAGGATATTCCGCGGATGATATGACCGGTATTACGGGGCTTGAAAAAGAATATGAGCGTTATCTGAGAGGCGAAAAAGGCGGTATGCAGGTGCAGGTTGACAGCCGGGGTTACAGGGATAAGATATTGAAATCACATCCTTCCTCTAGAGGATATGACATATACACCAGTATAGATATAGACCTTCAGAAAGATGTTGAAAATATTATGTCCGGCGTTAAAGGAGCAGCAATCGCCCTGGATCCGAGGAATGGAGAGGTGCTTGCGCTGTCGTCAAAACCCGATTTTGACCCGAACGTTTTTTCGGGTTTTGTAGAGCAGGAAGAAATCGACCTGATAATTAAAAGTAAAGACCTTCCTCTCCTGAACAGGGCGATAGGCGGCATGTATCCTCCCGGTTCTGTATTTAAAGTGGTTATCGCCCTGGCGTCCCTTGACAGGCCTGATTTTTCCGCAAACACAAAACATCATTGCCCGGGCAGTTTCAGTTTTGGGGACAGGGTGTTTAATTGCTGGGAAAAAAGAGGGCATGGTTATGTCGACCTGACGGATGCCATAAAATATTCGTGCAATATTTATTTTTATAATGAGGGGTTGAATTGCGGGGTCGATAGGATAATTGAAACAGCTGAAAATTACGGCTATGGGCAGAAAACAGGCATAGACATTTACGGCGAAGTGTCACCCGATCTTCCGGGCGCGGAATGGAAAAAGGAAAAATTCGGGCAAAACTGGTACAGCGGGGATACGGTTAACCTGTCAATAGGGCAGGGATATATTTTAACAACTCCCCTGCAATCCGCGGTTTTTTTATCCGCGGTCGCAAACGGAGGTAAAGTGTACAGGCCCAGAGTGGCTCTTTCCGTGGTAAAACATAATACGGGCGATAAGATCAAAGAGTTTTTGCCGTTTGAAAAGTCCGCGTTCCCGATAAGCGAAAAAAAACATAAGATGATAAAGGATTCCATGTGGAGGGTGGTTAACGAGACGCATGGAACGGGAACGGCGGCTGCGGCGCCGGGTTTCGATGTCTGCGGAAAAACGGGGACTGCCCAGGCAGGCAGCGGAACGCACGCGTGGTTCGGAGGGTTTGCCCCGAGGGATAACCCGGAAATTGTTGTTGTAGTGCTTATTGAAGGCGGAGAATCAGGCGGCCATTCGGCGGCTCCTCTTGCCGGACGTATTTTTAAGTCATATTATGAGAGATATAAGAAAAAATAA
- the mreD gene encoding rod shape-determining protein MreD encodes MLKIKFIIIILIMLVIEVAFLSPTRIMGVKPDLMLIITCYAALLFGFGPGCFVAFISGFLSDCFSGGSMGSMMIASLISVFVITFIRKHLYKEHLTTKFTVIWLCSYIFAYVSVNFTNIMHDIGKVRMLNIEFSAFAFVNLAFCCILIPLLDFIFKKEVRYK; translated from the coding sequence ATGTTAAAAATAAAATTCATAATTATCATTCTTATCATGTTGGTCATCGAAGTTGCTTTTTTAAGCCCGACAAGGATAATGGGAGTGAAACCCGATTTAATGCTGATAATTACATGTTACGCAGCGCTGTTGTTCGGATTCGGGCCAGGGTGTTTTGTGGCTTTTATATCCGGTTTCCTGAGTGATTGTTTTTCAGGCGGTTCCATGGGAAGCATGATGATTGCGTCTCTTATCAGCGTTTTTGTCATTACTTTCATAAGGAAACATCTGTATAAGGAGCATTTGACGACAAAGTTTACCGTGATATGGCTTTGTTCGTATATATTCGCGTATGTGTCGGTGAATTTTACCAATATTATGCATGACATCGGAAAAGTCAGAATGCTGAATATAGAGTTCAGCGCGTTCGCGTTTGTTAACCTTGCTTTCTGCTGTATCTTAATTCCTCTGCTCGACTTTATCTTCAAAAAAGAGGTCCGCTACAAATGA
- the mreC gene encoding rod shape-determining protein MreC: MLWRKRAFVLSIILALFFILAFSPFSGSVKNFCVNLVHPFFNITESIRNNISSLSDFARLRSIIAENERLKEENNLLKINILESREAAIENTQLRKLLEFKRRVPFQTIPAEVIGSDISNWNKTILINKGSKDGIRGNMVVVSGAGLVGNVIEVHEDISRVLLINDVKSKCSAMIQETRDMGMVSGDGAGGLKMSYISRNSGVEKDNIVVTSGMGGIYQKGLLIGSIISIYTEEDELNKFAKVKPEVDFNRIENVLIIVK, encoded by the coding sequence ATGTTATGGCGGAAAAGGGCTTTTGTACTATCAATTATTCTCGCTTTGTTTTTTATACTTGCCTTCAGCCCGTTTTCAGGCTCTGTTAAGAATTTTTGTGTTAATCTCGTCCATCCTTTCTTTAATATTACGGAAAGTATCAGGAACAATATTTCGTCCTTGTCCGATTTTGCGAGACTGAGGTCCATAATCGCGGAAAACGAAAGGTTGAAAGAGGAAAATAACCTCTTAAAAATAAATATCCTTGAATCCAGGGAAGCCGCAATCGAAAACACCCAGCTCAGAAAACTTCTTGAATTTAAAAGAAGAGTTCCGTTCCAGACCATACCCGCCGAGGTAATCGGCAGCGATATTTCAAACTGGAACAAGACAATCCTCATAAACAAAGGTTCAAAGGACGGTATCAGGGGCAATATGGTTGTTGTATCCGGAGCCGGGCTTGTCGGAAACGTTATAGAAGTACATGAGGATATTTCCCGTGTCCTGCTTATTAATGATGTTAAAAGTAAATGCAGCGCTATGATACAGGAGACAAGGGATATGGGCATGGTATCCGGTGACGGGGCCGGAGGGCTTAAAATGTCTTATATATCCAGGAACTCCGGAGTTGAGAAAGATAATATCGTTGTTACTTCGGGAATGGGCGGAATTTACCAGAAAGGGCTTCTTATAGGCTCCATAATCAGCATTTATACGGAAGAAGATGAACTGAATAAATTCGCGAAGGTGAAACCCGAGGTGGATTTTAACAGGATAGAAAATGTGCTGATTATAGTAAAATAG
- a CDS encoding rod shape-determining protein, producing the protein MFLDSIFGLFSSDIGIDLGTANTLVYVKGRGIVLCEPSVVAIQEGTTNVLAVGEEAKRMLGRTPGNIVAVRPMKDGVIFDFEITENMLRYFIQKVHNRKALVRPRIVIAVPSGITEVEKRAVIESSEHAGARKVFLIEEPMAAAIGVGLPVQEPAGNMIVDIGGGTTEVAIISLAGIVFSRSIRTGGDEMDEAVIKYMNRQYNLLIGKNTAENIKIKIGSAYKLDEEVSMEVKGRDQIAGLPKTLTVRSEEIREALMQPVNTIIEVVRTSLERCPPELAADLVDRGIVIAGGGALMRGLDKLLAEETGLPIHVADDPLSAIALGAGKVLDELKFLEKIQVRRKRGT; encoded by the coding sequence ATGTTTCTGGATTCTATTTTCGGTCTTTTCTCAAGCGATATAGGTATTGACCTGGGAACAGCCAACACACTGGTTTATGTCAAAGGCAGGGGAATTGTACTGTGCGAGCCGTCCGTTGTTGCCATACAGGAAGGCACGACAAATGTCCTGGCGGTCGGAGAAGAAGCAAAAAGGATGTTGGGAAGGACTCCGGGAAATATTGTAGCCGTCAGGCCGATGAAAGACGGCGTGATATTCGATTTTGAAATAACTGAAAACATGCTGCGTTATTTTATCCAGAAGGTCCATAACAGGAAAGCGCTTGTCAGGCCGAGAATAGTGATAGCTGTCCCTTCGGGTATTACCGAGGTTGAAAAAAGAGCCGTTATTGAGTCATCCGAGCATGCCGGAGCAAGAAAGGTTTTCCTTATCGAAGAACCTATGGCGGCGGCTATCGGAGTGGGACTTCCTGTCCAGGAACCGGCCGGCAATATGATAGTTGATATCGGCGGCGGCACGACGGAAGTGGCTATTATCTCTCTTGCGGGTATAGTGTTTTCAAGAAGCATAAGGACCGGCGGCGATGAAATGGATGAAGCCGTAATAAAATATATGAACCGCCAGTATAATCTTCTCATCGGTAAAAATACCGCTGAAAATATAAAAATAAAAATCGGCTCCGCGTACAAGCTGGATGAAGAAGTGTCGATGGAAGTCAAAGGAAGAGACCAGATAGCGGGACTTCCGAAAACATTGACCGTCCGTTCCGAAGAAATAAGGGAAGCTCTTATGCAGCCGGTTAACACGATAATCGAAGTTGTAAGGACTTCACTCGAAAGATGTCCTCCGGAACTTGCGGCCGATCTTGTTGACAGGGGTATAGTTATCGCGGGCGGAGGAGCGTTAATGAGAGGCCTTGATAAACTTCTTGCCGAAGAAACAGGGCTTCCTATACATGTTGCCGATGACCCGTTGTCTGCGATTGCCCTTGGAGCAGGCAAGGTCCTTGACGAACTGAAATTCCTTGAAAAAATTCAGGTGCGGAGAAAGCGCGGAACGTAG